One segment of Paenibacillus sp. FSL R7-0337 DNA contains the following:
- the ald gene encoding alanine dehydrogenase, translating into MIIGVPKEIKNNENRVAITPAGVVSLSAEGHKVLVEAGAGAGSGFLDEDYAIAGAELVAEAAAVWAAAEMVMKVKEPLSSEYGYFRPGLILFTYLHLAPEPALAAALKDKGVFAIGYETVVDGRTLPLLTPMSEVAGRMAVQLGAQFLQKNYGGQGILLSGVPGVSRGKVSIIGGGVVGTNAAKMAIGLGAEVTIIDLSADRLRQLDDIFGAQISTLISNPYNIAKAVAEADLLVGAVLIPGAKAPKLVTEAMVQTMKPGSVIVDVAIDQGGIVETIDRVTTHDNPVFEKHGVLHYSVANMPGAVAKTSTIALTNVTVPYALQIANKGVFQAIEDNAGLKSGVNVANGKITCQAVAEALGEEYFTVEAAVEQEFTLI; encoded by the coding sequence ATGATTATTGGCGTACCGAAAGAAATCAAAAACAACGAAAACCGCGTAGCGATTACCCCTGCGGGTGTGGTGAGTCTGAGCGCAGAAGGTCATAAGGTGCTTGTAGAGGCCGGAGCGGGTGCTGGCAGTGGATTCCTTGATGAAGATTATGCCATAGCTGGTGCGGAATTGGTTGCTGAAGCTGCCGCAGTATGGGCTGCTGCTGAAATGGTAATGAAAGTGAAAGAACCGCTGAGCAGTGAATACGGCTACTTCCGCCCGGGGCTTATCCTCTTCACTTATCTGCATCTGGCTCCAGAGCCGGCCCTGGCTGCCGCCCTCAAAGACAAAGGCGTATTCGCCATCGGCTATGAGACCGTAGTGGATGGACGTACCTTGCCGCTGCTTACCCCGATGAGCGAGGTAGCTGGGCGTATGGCTGTACAGCTCGGTGCACAATTCCTGCAAAAGAACTACGGCGGACAGGGTATCCTGCTCTCCGGTGTTCCTGGCGTAAGCCGCGGCAAGGTTAGCATTATCGGCGGCGGTGTGGTAGGCACCAATGCAGCCAAGATGGCCATCGGGCTTGGCGCCGAGGTGACCATTATCGATCTGAGCGCAGACCGGCTCCGCCAGCTCGACGATATTTTCGGTGCCCAGATCAGCACCCTGATCTCCAATCCGTATAATATCGCTAAGGCTGTTGCTGAAGCGGATCTGCTGGTAGGGGCAGTGCTGATTCCGGGCGCGAAGGCGCCTAAGCTGGTAACGGAAGCAATGGTGCAGACGATGAAGCCAGGTTCTGTCATTGTCGATGTGGCGATTGACCAGGGCGGGATTGTGGAGACGATTGACCGGGTGACCACGCACGACAACCCTGTATTCGAGAAGCATGGGGTCCTGCACTATTCGGTCGCCAATATGCCGGGCGCAGTCGCCAAAACCTCGACCATTGCCCTAACCAACGTCACCGTTCCATATGCCCTGCAAATTGCTAACAAAGGCGTATTCCAGGCCATCGAAGACAATGCCGGTCTGAAGAGCGGCGTCAACGTAGCCAACGGCAAAATCACCTGCCAGGCCGTAGCCGAAGCTCTTGGGGAAGAGTACTTCACGGTTGAAGCTGCTGTAGAGCAAGAGTTCACGCTGATCTAA